In Zingiber officinale cultivar Zhangliang chromosome 6A, Zo_v1.1, whole genome shotgun sequence, a single genomic region encodes these proteins:
- the LOC121996059 gene encoding RING-H2 finger protein ATL79-like translates to MAEPHAGTGGVVHRPPAPEPAESTSNATANKWGPYSGAGDFGTNMAIVLASLFCTSLLAFSLGAAVRLLLRRFGSERQPPGKPEMMEAAAPALLFSAGDTRLAGAAVECAICLADFVDGDAVRVLPACGHGFHAQCVERWVVARRTCPTCRRACGDEELMRVQETA, encoded by the coding sequence ATGGCGGAGCCTCACGCAGGCACTGGCGGAGTGGTCCACCGCCCTCCGGCGCCGGAGCCGGCAGAGAGCACCAGCAACGCCACAGCCAACAAGTGGGGTCCCTACTCCGGCGCCGGCGACTTCGGCACCAACATGGCCATCGTTCTCGCTTCCCTGTTCTGTACCTCCCTCCTCGCCTTCTCCCTCGGCGCCGCCGTCCGCCTCCTCCTCCGCCGCTTCGGCAGCGAACGCCAGCCTCCGGGGAAGCCGGAGATGATGGAGGCTGCAGCGCCGGCTTTACTGTTCTCGGCGGGGGACACGAGACTGGCCGGGGCGGCGGTCGAGTGCGCCATCTGTCTGGCGGACTTCGTGGACGGCGACGCCGTGCGGGTGTTGCCGGCGTGCGGACACGGGTTCCACGCCCAGTGCGTCGAGCGGTGGGTGGTGGCCAGGAGAACGTGCCCGACTTGCCGCCGGGCATGCGGTGACGAGGAGCTGATGCGAGTGCAAGAAACGGCGTAA
- the LOC121996058 gene encoding histone-lysine N-methyltransferase EHMT2-like gives MSGRRRRPGGIDPAEAEVEQLLRAAEDDLLLKLSVGTHSSRSSPLDPNLARRFEDLKSPPPPPSSAVQPRPLDPLITVTKGGASSASDDRQWGEVLGDDLAMRFAALKGSSSSGAGRSDPGIKNSGLEMPQRKLPFEEEEEEEEEEEEEEEEGGVSKKEVDKLLQWAMDSARLDPSKSDDEDDSSDDEEDLDLKRKIGKDEKVKPKKRRLIDDAVHFGQPMHILWLGCLGTISFL, from the exons ATGAGCGGCCGCCGCCGTCGCCCGGGGGGAATTGATCCGGCTGAGGCCGAGGTCGAGCAGTTACTCCGCGCTGCGGAGGACGATCTCCTTCTGAAACTCAGCGTTGGAACTCACTCCTCTCGCTCATCGCCTTTGGATCCAAACCTCGCTCGCCGCTTCGAGGACCTGAAGTCGCCCCCTCCGCCTCCATCCTCGGCGGTACAGCCTCGTCCTTTGGATCCTCTCATAACCGTGACGAAGGGAGGAGCTTCGTCGGCATCGGACGATCGGCAGTGGGGGGAGGTCCTGGGGGATGACCTCGCGATGAGATTCGCGGCGCTTAAGGGCTCCTCCAGCTCAGGTGCCGGGAGATCGGATCCGGGTATCAAGAATTCAGGTCTGGAGATGCCGCAAAGGAAACTTCCCttcgaagaggaggaggaggaggaggaggaggaagaggaagaggaagaggagggtggAGTTTCGAAGAAAGAGGTAGACAAATTGCTGCAGTGGGCGAtggactcggctcggctcgatcctTCAAAGAGCGATGATGAGGATGACAGCAGTGACGATGAGGAGGATTTGGACTTGAAGAGGAAGATCGGTAAAGACGAGAAGGTGAAGCCCAAGAAGAG AAGATTGATTGATGATGCCGTACATTTTGGGCAACCAATGCATATACTTTGGCTTGGATGCCTTGGCACCATTTCTTTCCTgtga